Part of the Cereibacter sphaeroides 2.4.1 genome, GGGGCGGGCGTCGAGATGGTGGCGCATGCCTTCTCGGCCTCGGCGCTGTTCCTGCTGATCGGCGCGCTCTATGACCGGACCGGCACGCGCGACCTGCGCGAGCTGGGCGGGCTCCAGCAGAACGCGCCGCGCTTTGCCGCCGCCTTCGCGGTCTTCTTCTCGGCGGCGCTCGCCATGCCGGGCACCGCGAACTTCCTCGGCGAGGCGCTGGTCATCACCGGCATGTTCCAGGTGAACTGGATCTTCGCCTCGATCACGCTCATCTCGCTGGTGGTGTCGGTCGTCTATGCCACGCGGCTGTTCAAGCGGGTGGTGTTCGGCACGTCGCGCCGGACAGCCGCGCTCGAGGATCTGACCTTGCGCGAGATGGGGCCGATCGTGCTCCTCGCCGTGGCCACGCTGCTCTTCGGGATGCTGCCGCAGATGCTGATGGGCGCGCTCGAAGGCGCGGTCGAGGCGGCCCTTACGTCGGTGACGGTTCCCTGATGCCGAGCTTTCCTGCCCTTGTGCCCGTGATCCTGCTCGGTGTCGGCGCGGTGGCGGCGATGCTGGCCGCCCCCCGCCTGCCCGGCCTCTCGCGCTGGATCGCGGGAACGGCGCTCCTCTGCGCGAGCGTCGCACTCGCGCTGCGGCTCGGCGCACCTGCAAGCCTCTCGGAGCTGCTGGCCGACGACCGGCTGGCACGCCTCGCGGGGCTCGGCATCTGCCTCGCGGGTCTGGGCAGCCTTGCCTTCCTGCGCCCGGCTGGTCCCTCGAAGGAGGGGCCGGCGCTTCTCCTTCTCGCCACGCTCGGGGGCACGGTGCTCGCGGGCGCCATCCATGCGGCGACCCTTTTCCTCGGGCTCGAGCTCATCACGCTGGCCCTCGTCGCGCTCTTCGTCCTGCCGCTCGACCGGCCCGCGCTCGAGGCGGGCTACAAGTTCCTGATCCTCGGCGCGGCGGCGGCCGCAACGCTGCTGATGGGGCTCGCCCTCGCCCATGCCGCGACGGGGTCGCTCGCGCTCGTGGCCCTCGGCGGCGAGGGCGTGCTTCCGGCGCTGGCCGCAGCGCTCCTCCTCGCAGGGCTCGCCTTCAAGTTCGCCCTCGTGCCCTTCCACATGTGGACGCCGGACGCCTTCACCGGAGCGCCCGGCGCCGCGGCGGCCTTCGCGGGCGCCGCCTCGAAGATCGCCGTGGTGGTGGCGCTGATCCGGCTCGATGCGGTGGGCCTGCCCGAGGTCTGGGCACTCGGCCTCGCGGCCTTCGGCGGCGCCTCGATGCTCCTCGGCAACATCGCGGCCCTCCGGCAGGACAGTCTGGCGCGGATGCTCGGCTATTCCTCGGTGGCCCATGCGGGTTACATCGCGGCGGCGCTGGGGGCGGGCGCGGCTTCGGCGCCGGCGGCCGCGGGCTTCTACATCCTGGCCTATGCGCCCGGGCTGCTGGCCGCGCTCTGTGTGGCGACGCTCCTCGGGCGCGAGACGCGGATCGGCGATCTGCGCGGCCTCGTCTGGTCCCGGCCGCTCGCCGGGGCCGCGCTGGCGGTGGCGCTCGTCTCGCTGGCGGGCCTGCCGGTGTCGGCGGGATTCTTCGGCAAATATGCGATCTTCTCGGCCCTCATCGAGGCGCGGGCCTGGCTGCTCCTCGCGCTCGCGCTCGTGGGCTCGGCCCTCGGAGCCTATTACTACCTGCGCTTCGTGGCGTTGATCTTCCGCCGTGTGGAGGCTCCTGCCCTTGCCCCGCTCCGCTGGTCCGACCGCACGCTTCTCGCGCTGGCCACCGGCATGACCCTCCTTCTCGGGGTCCGGCCCGACCTGCTCCTAGACCTCGTGCGGACAGCCCTCGGCTGAGACATCCGGGACAATCCCGGCAGGAACCGCGGGTGGACCGCGATCATTGGTGCGGCAAGCGTCAGGGAGCCCGCACCATGAGCCCACACCGGCCGATCCTCCGGTCCGAAGAAACCTGTTGGCGCCTCGCGCGCGCCGACCGTCTGGCCGTCATCATCGATGCCGCCGACTATTTCGCCCGCGTGAAGCAGGCCATTCTCGAGGCGCGCCACTCGGTGCTGCTCGTGGCCTGGGACTTCGATGCGCGGATCCGCCTCGACCCGCGCGGCCCCCGGGGCAAGAGCCCGGACCGGCTGGGCCGCTTCCTCAACTGGGTGGTGCGCCACCGACCCGAACTCGAGATCCGGGTGCTGAAATGGGACCTCGGCACCGTGAAGGCGCTGGGGCGCGGCTCGACCCCGCTCTTCGTGCTGGACTGGCTGACGGACAGGCGGATGAAGTTGCGCCTCGACAGCGCCCACCCTTTGTCCTCGGTGCATCACCAGAAGATCGTGGTGATCGACGATGTGCTGGCCTTCTGCGGCGGCATCGACATGACCGCCGACCGCTGGGACACGCGCGACCATCTCGACGACGACCCGCACCGGCGTAGGCCCACCACGCGGCGGGCCTACGGGCCGTGGCACGATGTGACGACCGCGGTGAACGGACCAGCGGCGGCGGCCCTGGGCCAGATCACGCGCGACCGCTGGGAGCAGGCCACCGGCGAGCGGCTCGAGCCGCCGCCGGCCTGCGAGACGCGCTGGCTCGAGGGGCTCGAGCCGCTCTTCGAGGGGGTGGACATCGGCATCTCGCGGACGCTGCCGGAATATGGCGAGCGGAAGGGCGTGCATGAGATCGAGAAGCTCTATCTCGAGATCATCGCCCGGGCCGAGCGGTCCATCTATATCGAAAGCCAGTATTTCGCCTCGCGCCGGATCGGGGATGCCATCGCCGCGCGGCTGCGCGAGCCCGAGGGCCCCGAGATCGTGGTGGTCAATCCCCTGACCGCGAGCGGCTGGCTGGAGGAGACGGTGATGGGCGCCGCCCGCGCCAAGCTTCTCAAGGAGATCGCCGAGGCCGACCGCTACGACCGGTTCCGCATCTACCATCCGGTGACGCTGAAGGGGCAGCCGATCTATGTCCATGCCAAGGTTCTGGTCATGGACGAGCATCTGCTGAAGGTCGGCTCCTCGAACCTCAACAACCGCTCGATGGGGTTCGACACGGAATGCGATCTCTCGGTCGAGGCGGGCCCCGCCGACAGTGGCCTGCAGGAGCGGATCACGCTCTTGCGCGACGACCTGATCTCTGAGCATCTGGGCGTGCCGCTTGCCACTTTTCAGGACGTGCTGAGGGCCAAGGGCTCGCTGATTGCGGCCATCGAATCCCTGCGCGGTCCGGGGCGGTCGCTGCGGCCGCTCGAGCCGCCGGAGCTGGGCCCCATCGGCGAGAATGTGATCGCCGAGAACGACCTGCTCGATCCCGAGCGCGTGTCGCGCTTCTGGCGCAGGCGGAGCGGCTGGGCCGGGCTCGGGCGCGCGTCATGACCCCCGCCGAGCGGCAACGCGAGCTCCAGCGGCTCGACGATCTGGCGCGGCTCCTCGATGCGCGCTTCCGTCTCTTCGGCATCCGCTTCGGCTGGGACGGGATTGCGAGCATCGTGCCGGGTCTCGGCGATGCGGTGACGGCGCTGCCCGGGGCCTGGCTGATCTGGCGGGCCAGCAGGCTGGGCGTTCCGAGGTCCGTCATCCTGCGGATGGCGGCCAATTGCGGCATCGACCTCGTGGGGGGCAGCGTGCCGCTCCTCGGCACGCTGTTCGATGTGGCCTTCAAGTCGAACCTGCGCAACATGGCCCTGCTCCGCCGGCATCTGGAGGAGACGCGCTAGAGGCTGCCCGCCACGGGTTCGTCAGGGCGCGTCCGGCGGAAGCGAGGCGTAATAGGCCGCGAGAGCCACGATCTCCGCATCGCTCAGGAGCTTTGCCGCCTCCGTCATCAGCGGGGCCCGCGGCCCGCCGCCGCGCACCCCGTCGCGCCAGAGCCGCAGCTGCACTTCGAGATAGGCGCGATATTGCCCGGCAAGCGCCGGCGTGTCGGAACGCCTGCGCTCGGCATCGGGGCCGTGGCAGGACTGGCAGGCCGGCACGTCCCGAAGCCCGGCCTCGGCCGTCGCCAGAGCGCGTCCGCGCACCACGGGATCCGCCGCAACGGCGGCCGCGGCCGCGGCCTCGCCCCGCGGCGCCTCTCCCGCAGCGGCGGCAACCGAGCCCGCGACCGGCTCGCTGAGCGTCGCCACGGCGGCGGCAGGTTCCGGCCCGCCGTGGAAGGACCCGGAGAGGGTGGTGAGCGGGACGTCCCATGCGGGTGTGTCCGCCGGGGCTTCCGGTCCCGCGGCGGGGCGTGTGGCCCCCTCTTCGCCGCCGGCACGCACCCGGCCGAAGCGCTGCGCCAGCGCCCGCAGCCTTTCGCCCGGCACGGCGGAGGCGGCATGTGTCATGTAGCCGCTCTGCCGCCGCCCGTCGCGATAGGACAGCAGCGCCATCTCCAGATAGTCCGGGGTCTGGATGTCGAGCCGGGGAATGCGCGCATTGCCCGACACGCCGTCGGTGCCGTGGCATCCGGCGCAATAGCCGAAGCCCGGCGGGCCCTCGGTGGAGGCGGGTCCCACCAGCGCCGCATATTGCTCATGGGTCATGCTGCCCACGCGGGTGAGGAAGGCCACGACCGACCAGACCTCGTCGTTGCGCACCGAGGGCCAGCCCGGCATCCCGGACATCTTCACGCCCTCGCGCACGATCCAGCCGAGTTCGGCCGGCGTCCATGAACCGACCGCCTCGGCGATGGGCGGAGGCGCGGGCACCATCGCGCGGATCGTGGCCGTCCGCATCGTGCCCGGCGCGCCGTGGCAGGTCTCGCAGGCCGAGGCATAGTGCCGGGCGCCGAGGCGCACCATGGGCTCCGTCAGATCGGGCACCTCCTCGGGCGACGGGGCGCGCAGCTCGACGGAGTTGCGGAAGGTGGTGTGGAGCACCCAGCTCACGCCCGGCCAATGCCCGCTCCGCGCCGAGGTGTTGTAGAGGCCGAGGAAGACCACGGCCAACCCGGCCAGCGCCCCCGCCACGGCCAGACCTCCCAGAAGCAGGACAGGTCTCATGCGGATCCCTCCGGGGTGCGCGATTTCATCGACAGGTCCCCGCAAATAGCGCGGGCAGCGCGGTGTAGACGGTGCCCACGAAGGAGACGATGGCGAGCAGGAAGGCCGCGTGGCCCAGAAACTCGTGCCGGTCCTCGTTGTTGCCGCCCGCGTGGGAGTAATCGTGATCGTCGAGGAAATCCCATTGCCGCCAGGCGCTGCGGGCCACCAGCAGGATGCCCGCGAGGGCGAGCAGCGTCAGCGCGGCCATGCCCCAGCGCAAGAGATCGACTTCCGCTTCCGCGCGCGGGACCTTGGCGCAGAAGACGGCGGCCGCTCCGTAGCAGAGCACGAAATGCACAGCCCAGATCGTGGGGGCGAAGGTGATCTTCCAGAGGCTCGCGCGCTCCTCGGAGAATTCCTGCTCCTGCGAGATCTTCCGCTCGTCGCTCATGCCGCCCCCCTCAGCCCAGCACCCGCGGCGCACCCGCGATCATCGCCACCGTCACCAGCACGGTCAGCCCCAGGAAGTGCCAGAACAGGGCCGAGTTCCACAAAGGCGCGTCGTAGCGTGGCGTGATCCGCCCGAAGATCAGGCCCGCCAGCCCGTAGAGCTGGAAGATCAGGCCCGCGATCAGGTGGGCGACGGTCCAGACCACGAGGACCCACATGCTGGCCGGATAGACATGCTCCGTGGGCTCGAGGCCCGCCACATGGGGCGAGGCGATCAGCGCGGCCCCGGTCGCGAGCGTCAGGAGCGGCGCTGCGGAGAGGCACAGCCGGGCAAGGCCCGTGCGGTGCCGGCGGTTCGCCTCGCGCGCGGCGAGCGTCAGCGCCCAGGAGGCCGCGCCCAGCGCCAGCGCCGCGAGGGCCAGCGGTCCGTCCGCGTGCGCAGCGCCCGCGGGGGGATAGTCGGTGCCCGCCGTCCAGTAGAAGAAGACCCCGAACACCAGGCTCGCGAAGGCCGTGCTGTCACCCAGCATCGTGATCCAGACGGCCCACCAGCCGACCGCCCCGGAGCCCGAGACATAGATCGGCAACCGGAGCCCAAGCCCCACGTCGGCCATCTCCTTCTCGGGGATCTCGGCCGATCCGGTCCAGAGCCACCAGACCACCATGGCCACGGCCAGAACCGCGCTGACGATGGCAGGCCCGTACCAGGCGAAGGTCGGGAAGATGAAGGCGCCGCCCGTGAAGACTGCCGCCCAGATCGTCTTCCAGGTCGGCCCCCCGATCCGCAGAAGCTGGAGCGGGCGGCCGTCGATCACCGAGGTCACCAGCGTCTCGCGCCGCCCCGCCTCGGCATCGGGCAGGTAGAAGCGGCCGGCATCCATCCGGTCCACGAGCTCCCGCTGCTGCCAGAGCGGATAGCGCGTGTCGATGTAGGGGATCGAGCGGACGCCCCAGGATTCGTCCTCGAGATCGTGGGTCCATTCGAGCGTGCCGGCTCCCCACGGGTTGCGCTCGGAGAGCTTCGCCCGCTTCGGGCGCAGGAGATCCCAGACGAAGACCGCGAAGCCGGCCGCCATCACGAAGGCGCCGACGGTCGAGACGAGGTTCAGCCAGTCCCAGCCGACATGGCCGGGATAGGTGAAGACGCGCCGGGGCATCCCCTTCAGCCCGGTCAGGTGCATGGGCAGGAAGGTCACGTTGAAGCCGGTGAAGAGCAGCCAGAAGGACCAGCGCCCCAGCCGCTCCGACAGGGTCTTCTTGGCGATGACGGGGTAGAAGTAATAGACGCCCGCGATGACCGGAAAGACCATGCCGCCGAACAGCGTGTAATGGAGGTGGGCCACGATGAAATAGGTGTCGTGGACCTGCCAGTCGAAGGGCGCGATGGCCACCATGACGCCGGTGAGCCCGCCTGCGGTGAAGACCGCGAGACCGCCCGCGATCCAGAGCATCGGCAGGATCATCTTCACGCGGCCCACCATGAGGGTGGCCACGAAGGCGAAAAGCTGGATGCCCGTGGGGATGACGACCGCCTCGGAGGCCGCCGAGAAGAAGCCGAGCGACAGGGCCGGCAGCCCGGTGGTGAACATGTGGTGCACCCAGAGGCCGAAGCTGATGAAGCCCGTCCCCACCGCCGAGAGCACGATCCAGGAGTAGCCCACGATCGGGGTGCGCGCCGCCGTGGGTACGATCATCGCGGCAAGGGCGATCGAGGGCAGGAAGATGATGTAGACCTCGGGATGGCCGAAGATCCAGAACAGGTGCTGCCAGAGCAGCGGATCCCCGCCCCTTTCGGGATCGAAGAAGGGCCAGTCGAACCCGCGCTCCATCTCGAACAGGAGATCGCCCGCGATCAGCGGCGGGAAGGCAAAGAGGATCATGCCGCCCACGACCAGCACATACCAAGCGTAGAGCGGCATCAGATTGACGCGCATCCCCGGCGGGCGGCACTTCAACACGCCCACGATCAGCTCGACTGCGGCGGCGATCGAGGCCACCTCGATGAAGGACAGGCCCAGAAGCCAGATGTCCGAGCCCAGCCCCTCGTCCTGCGTGGCGAGCGGCGGATACATGAACCAGCCCGAGCGAGGCGCCGCATCGAACAGGATCGAGCCCAGCACGAAGACGCCCCCGATCAGGAAGCACCAGTAGCCATAGGCCGACAGGCGCGGGAACGGCAGGTCCCGCGCGCCCAGAAGCGAGGGCAGCAGGATGATCGAGATCGCCTCGAACATCGGAACGGCGAAGAGGAACATCATCGCCGAGCCGTGCATCGTGAAGAACTGGTTGAACCGGTCGGCCGAGAGGAAGTCGTTGTGGGGCACGGCGAGCTGCACCCGCATCAGCAGCGCCAGCACGCCCGCGCAGAGCATGAAGGCGAGCGCCGTCAGGGCATACCAGACGCCCACCTCGGTGTTGTTCACCGCCGACCAGTAGCGCCAGCCTTTGGGTGTCGCCCAGACCCGGCGCAGCCGGTCGGCCTGCGCCTCGGCGACCTCGGTCGGCACCGGCTCGGCGAGCATGGCCTCGGTCGGCGGAAAGGGACCTTCGGGAACCGGCGCGTCGGTGTCGCGGACTTTTCTCATTCGAGCGCCTCCAGCCAGGCCGCCAGGGCCTCGAGTTCCGCCTTCGACAGATGGCCATAGGCGGGCATCCGCACGCCGGGCTTGAAGGCCTCCGCATGCGCGATCCAGGAGACCAGCGCCCCCCGCTCCATCGGCAGGATCCCTGCGGCGAGCGTCGTGCGGCTGCCGATGTGGGTGAGATCGGGGCCGACGACGCCCGCGGCCGGCGTGCCGCGGACTGCGTGGCAGGCGCCGCAGCCTTCCCGGAAGAAGATCGCTTGTCCCTCGCCCTCGGGGGCCCGTGCAGGGGCGGCCTCGGCCTCGAGCCAGCGGGCGAATTCGGCCTCCTCCAGCACGACGGCATTCATGGCCATCAGCGCGTGCGAGGCGCCGCAGAATTCGGCGCACTGGCCACGGTAGATGCCGGGCGTCACCGGCTCGAGCGACATCCGGGTGGTCCGCCCGGGGATCATGTCGGTCTTGCCGCCGAGGCCCGGCACCCAGAAGGAATGGATCACGCGCCCGGCCAGCAGCTCGATCTCGGTGCGGCGGCCGGCGGGCATGCGCAGCTCGTTGGCCGAGACCACGGGCTCTTCGGAGCCCGGAGGGTAGTAGTCCACCCGCCACCAGAATTCCTCGCCAGTGATGCGCACCCGCAGCCCGTCGCCGGGCGCGCGCTGGTCCGGCATGATCGACAGGCCCCACGACAGAAGGGACGTCAGCACTACGAGCGGCAGCACGATGCCGCCGCCGATGATGACCGCCTCGGCCAGCTTGCGCGACATGCGGCCGGGCCTGCGGCGGGTGACGTAGAGAAAGAGGCCGTTCAGAGACAGCCAGAGCAGGACGGCCCCCACCAGCATCACGGTGAAGAGGCGATTGATCTGCAGGGCATCCGCGCCGCCGGCCGAAAAGACCGACTGAGGTCCGCCGCATCCGGCCGATATCGTCAGGATGAGAAGGCCGAGGCCTGCCCGGTATCGCGCTCGCATTCCGCCCCTCGGTTTCCCCGGTGCCGCACCTCATGCGGGATCGCACGGCTCCATCACGGGAACGTGTGGTGCCGTGACTTCGTTCCGAGGTCCCGCAGGGACTTTTTCAGCGAGGAGAGGTCCGGGGTCGCGGCCGCACGTCCAGGCCCTGAAAACTCTCGGACGGGCGGACGATGCACCCTTCCCCGCCAACTCGGAAGATCCGCCTCCGGCTCGGGACCGGACGCATCCCGCGATGGACGGCCACGTCGGCTTCGCCCATCCGGCGCCTGTCGAGGTGGGACCACAGAGCTTTGGAGGGAGGACCGCCGACGCAGACCCGGCTGGCGCGCCGTCAGCGAGCGACGGTCGGAAGCGGGCGGCCCTCGGCCCCCTCTGTTTCCGGCGAGGCCTCGATCATCCGACGGCGCCGCAGCCAGCGCGCAACGAGAAGGCAGCCGAGCGCCCAGGCAGAACCGGCGGTCCAGCCAGCCAGCACATCAGTCGGCCAGTGGACGCCCAGATAGACCCGGCTCGTGCCGACGGCCACCGTGACCAGTACGGCGAGGGTCAAGATATAGACCTTGACCCACAGGCGCGGTTGCGTGCGGGCCACGAGCGCCGCCAGCGTCAGGTAGGTGACGGCCGCCATCATCGCATGGCCCGACGGAAAGCTCGCCGTGTAAGTGATCGTCTCGTGCGGGACGAGGTCCGGCCTCGGCCTGTCGAAGAAGCGCTTGGCGGTGAAGCTCAGCGCCTGACCGCTGCCGGTGGCGATCAGGACGAACCACATGGTCCGCCAGCGGCCGGTGAGCCCGAGAAAGACCGCCACGGCCAGAGTGATGAAGGCGAGGATCCCCACGCCGCCCAGAGCGGTCACGTCGCGGGCGAGCTCCTCGAACCATGCGGGCCCCAGCGGATCGGAGGGATCGGCGGGGTTGCGCATGAGCAGGAGCAGCCACTCGTCGAAAGCATGCGAGTCGCCCTCGACGATCTCATCGGCCAGCTGGGCGAAGGCCCAGCCAAGCGCCGAGATCGCGAGGAGGAACGCCACCGTCCAGCGCTCGCCCCATGTGCCGAGACGCAAGGCAAGTTTCGATAGGGAACGGAAGGAAGGTCGTGTCATGCCGCCTCGGGACTGCTGCGCATAGCGCTCGGGACAGCGCAGGGGCTGGATGATAGGGGCTGCGGCAGGGAGAGCAAGGCCGCGGCAAATCCCATTCCCGCGAGCGTCAGGGGGCAGGAAAGAGCCCGGCCCTCCCGAGACGGCGAGTGTCAGGATGCGGGCCAGCGCCCCGCCCCATCGCTTGGCGGTGCCCGAGAATCGGCACGAGATCAGACCCGCAGCCCGAAGCGCCGCATCCGGCCGCCCGACGAATCAGTGACGCAGCGTCGCGCCCAGGTTGCGAAGCTCGGCGAGCTGCGCTTCGGAGCTTTTGGCGATCCCGTCGGTCAGATCGTGAAGCCGCTGCACATGCTCGAGCGCGAACTGCGCTTCGGCATCGTCGAGCTCGCGGTCGTTGCGGCAGAAGAAGCCGAGCGTCCGCGCCGACGCTTCGCCGACCGAGACCACCAGCCCGTACCGCAGGCCATATTCCGCAGCCTTTTCCATGACTCCCTGCTCGTCCATGTCGCGAAGCTCGCTCCAGCGGCAGATCCCCGGATGTTCGAGACCCCACCGCACCGTCGGATCGACGAAGATCATCGCCTTCTCCGCATAGAGGTTCACCCACTCCTGAGGGTAGGTCTGGTAGAGCAGAGTCGGATTGGCAAAGCGGATCCGGACCCCGATGGCGAAGTGCCAGTCGGAATGGGCGGCCACGGCGGAAAGTAGATCACGTACGCTCGGAACGTTCACCATGCTTTGTATCGGCCCGCAGGTTGTGTATCAGAAAGAGGCACGGCATCATGCCCCGCGACTGCTACTTTATGGTCTGTCGGATTACAATGGAACAGCACAAGCTTATGCATCTGTCAGACATGAAGGAAGCATTCCTGCAGATCGCACAAGCGGGATTCTATGTGGCCCTCCGGCTCGGATTCTACTCCCCCGAAGACGAGTTGAACACCTTCCCGGAGCAGTTCGTCGAACTTTACACGGCTCGTGGCCTCGCCCTTCAGGACCCGCTGATGCGCTGGACCTTCACCAACCATGGCGCGCTGCGCTGGAGCGCAGTCGACCAGCCCGACCCGCTGGGGGTGATCGCACGCTACCGGCAGTATGGGATGCGCTACGGGGCCACGATATGTCTTGCGGGGCGCGGACCCGTGCCGAAGAAGAGCTTCGGCATCTTCGCCCGCGCCGACCGGGAGTTCAGCGACGCCGAGATCGTCGACCTGCGCGAGCTGCTGACCACGCTCCATGTCAACGAGCCGCAGTCGCTCACCGAAAGCCAGGTCGAAGTGCTGCGGATGCTGTCGACAGGCATGCGGTACAAGCAGATGGCCTATGCGCTGGGGATCTCGGAGAGCGCCGTCAAGGCCCGCCTGAAGGGCGCGGCCCAGCGGATGAACGCCAAGACCGCGGCCCAGGCCGCCTCGGTCGCCGCGAGTCGCGGCATCCTATAGCGCGGCAGCAATCCGCAGGTGTAGTGACGCAACGTCAGGCACGGCTCCCAAAGGTGTTTGGAACGTGCTAAATAAGCAGGACGGCTGCGCGGTGGCCGGGGGGAGCCGGCATGGACATCATCGACCTCAGCACAGTTGCCACGGACGATGCGAGCTTCCTCGACTACATCGACCAGCTCTGCCAGAAGCTGGGCTTCGACTATGCCTCCTATGCGACAACGAGTCCGATGACGGGCGCGGTCCAGGGCTATGCCAACTATCCCGACAGCTGGAAGATGCACTACATGCGGCGCAACCTGCACCGCGTGGATCCCACCATCCACAAGTCGGCGCTGAGCATCGCCCCCGTGGACTGGAGCCGCTTCGAGCGCGACGAGCGTTTCCGGGCCGTGTTCTTTGCGGCCGAGGATTTCGGCATCACCCCTCAGGGGCTGACGGTGCCCGTCCGCGGCCCCTACGGCGACCGGGGCCTTCTGTCGGTGACGCGCAACTGCGCCCGCCCGGAATGGGAGAAGCACAAGCGCGCCGTGATCGGCGAGCTGCAGGTTGCGGCCGTCCACCTGCACGATGCGGTCATGCGGTCGGACGTGATCTCACGCGCCCTGCGCCAGCCGAGGCTCTCCACGCGCGAGATCGAGGTCCTGCAATGGGCGGCGGCGGGCAAGTCGCAGACGGACATCGGCGACATCCTCGGCATCTCGCACCGCACGGTCGAGGTGCACCTGCGCTCGGCGCGCGAGAAGCTCGGCACCCTCTCGACGGTGCAGGCCGTGGGCCGTGCGATCGGGCTGGGTCTGGTCTATCCGAGGTGAGAGTGCTCCGCCGGAAGGCGTATGAGGCACTTTGAGCCCTATCCCTGCCCCAGAGGACCGAAATTCAACCGGAAATTGCCAAAGGAAGCCTTCCGGCTACGGGATTCCCCTCATAGCCGAAACGGGTCGGGATGCGCAACTATAGCCGTATGTTACGCAACCTTGGGGATTGAAGAATGATCTTCATTATCGACTCGCTCAACCTCCGCGAGCACGCAGACATCGTGAAGGACATGTTCCGGTTGCGCAAGCGCGTTTTTGCGGACCGTCTCGGCTGGGACGTTCAGATTTCGCAGGGCATGGAGCGCGACCGCTTCGACGACCTGGATCCGGCTCACGTCGTGAGCGTGGATGACGAGGGCCGCGTGGTCGGCTGCATGCGCCTGCTTCAGACGACGGGCCCGCACATGCTCTCCGACGTGTTCAGCTCGATCCTGGACGGAGAGCCTCCGCTGCGCAGCGCAACTCTCTGGGAAGCCACGCGCTTCTGTGTCGACACCGACCGCCTGGTTTCGGGCCGCGCCCGCAATTCGATCGCCTATGTCACGAGCGAAGTGATGATCGGCGCCTTCGAATTCGCCATGTCGGCGGGTGTGACCGATGCGGTCGCCGTGATCGATCCGGTGATGGACCGCGTGCTGAAGCGGTCGGGCAATGCGCCGCAGGGCTATGTCGGCACGCCGAAGCCGATGGGCAAGGTGACGGCTCTGGCCGCGCTGATGGACTGCTCGGAAGAGCGTGTGAAGCGCATCCGCGATTTCGCCGGCATCTACCACGACGTGACGCAACCGCAGACGGTCATCGCCTGAACGGCGGCAGACATCCGCCGCAACCCGGATCTTCCCGGTTGCGGACCAGGTCTGACGCAGGCACTTCGGACTGGCGGCCGCACATGGCCGCCCGCCGCCCCACGGAGGATCAGCATGGCGCAGCCTGAGCCAGACCGGCAGAAGGTGACCGAACTCGCCGCCCGGCGCCCCCCGCGGGACGACCGGGGCGAGCACGGCTGGCTTGTGCCTCACCTGATCTCGCTCGTGGGCTATGCCGAGCGCCACGGGCTGACCGAGATCGAGGCAGCGCTCGCCGAGGCGGCCGAACGGATCGCGCCTGCGGTGCAATCCGAGGCTGCGGAGACGACCCCGGCCAGCGAGCGGCTGTTCTATCTCCGCCGCCCCTACCCCGAGAAGCGCGACTGAGCCCGATGGGCCCGGCGCCTGACCCTTCCTGCCGTCGCGGCAGCCGCGACTCAGAGGCCTGACCGCGGTTCTTCCTCTGCCTGTCTGCACCGCAGCATCAGCCACCGGGCGCGCGTTTTGAGGCGGCGTCCGAACCTCCGGGGCGTCTGGCGCGA contains:
- a CDS encoding NADH-quinone oxidoreductase subunit N; translated protein: MPSFPALVPVILLGVGAVAAMLAAPRLPGLSRWIAGTALLCASVALALRLGAPASLSELLADDRLARLAGLGICLAGLGSLAFLRPAGPSKEGPALLLLATLGGTVLAGAIHAATLFLGLELITLALVALFVLPLDRPALEAGYKFLILGAAAAATLLMGLALAHAATGSLALVALGGEGVLPALAAALLLAGLAFKFALVPFHMWTPDAFTGAPGAAAAFAGAASKIAVVVALIRLDAVGLPEVWALGLAAFGGASMLLGNIAALRQDSLARMLGYSSVAHAGYIAAALGAGAASAPAAAGFYILAYAPGLLAALCVATLLGRETRIGDLRGLVWSRPLAGAALAVALVSLAGLPVSAGFFGKYAIFSALIEARAWLLLALALVGSALGAYYYLRFVALIFRRVEAPALAPLRWSDRTLLALATGMTLLLGVRPDLLLDLVRTALG
- a CDS encoding DUF4112 domain-containing protein, translated to MTPAERQRELQRLDDLARLLDARFRLFGIRFGWDGIASIVPGLGDAVTALPGAWLIWRASRLGVPRSVILRMAANCGIDLVGGSVPLLGTLFDVAFKSNLRNMALLRRHLEETR
- a CDS encoding phospholipase D-like domain-containing protein; protein product: MSPHRPILRSEETCWRLARADRLAVIIDAADYFARVKQAILEARHSVLLVAWDFDARIRLDPRGPRGKSPDRLGRFLNWVVRHRPELEIRVLKWDLGTVKALGRGSTPLFVLDWLTDRRMKLRLDSAHPLSSVHHQKIVVIDDVLAFCGGIDMTADRWDTRDHLDDDPHRRRPTTRRAYGPWHDVTTAVNGPAAAALGQITRDRWEQATGERLEPPPACETRWLEGLEPLFEGVDIGISRTLPEYGERKGVHEIEKLYLEIIARAERSIYIESQYFASRRIGDAIAARLREPEGPEIVVVNPLTASGWLEETVMGAARAKLLKEIAEADRYDRFRIYHPVTLKGQPIYVHAKVLVMDEHLLKVGSSNLNNRSMGFDTECDLSVEAGPADSGLQERITLLRDDLISEHLGVPLATFQDVLRAKGSLIAAIESLRGPGRSLRPLEPPELGPIGENVIAENDLLDPERVSRFWRRRSGWAGLGRAS
- a CDS encoding c-type cytochrome, translated to MRPVLLLGGLAVAGALAGLAVVFLGLYNTSARSGHWPGVSWVLHTTFRNSVELRAPSPEEVPDLTEPMVRLGARHYASACETCHGAPGTMRTATIRAMVPAPPPIAEAVGSWTPAELGWIVREGVKMSGMPGWPSVRNDEVWSVVAFLTRVGSMTHEQYAALVGPASTEGPPGFGYCAGCHGTDGVSGNARIPRLDIQTPDYLEMALLSYRDGRRQSGYMTHAASAVPGERLRALAQRFGRVRAGGEEGATRPAAGPEAPADTPAWDVPLTTLSGSFHGGPEPAAAVATLSEPVAGSVAAAAGEAPRGEAAAAAAVAADPVVRGRALATAEAGLRDVPACQSCHGPDAERRRSDTPALAGQYRAYLEVQLRLWRDGVRGGGPRAPLMTEAAKLLSDAEIVALAAYYASLPPDAP